The Stygiolobus azoricus genome window below encodes:
- a CDS encoding tetratricopeptide repeat protein, protein MSEIQDALNAYKQGNLNYALRKVQEIIEKSESQEAYNLLGKILKEMGKDDEALQAFLKAGNRLEAARIYLQHGLYRDALNQLKDLNDKDARILRALAYIKLEEYEKAREELTNIEDNSPITLKAKGIADYYMGNYYDALRELSLAIEAYPYDAELFYYRALTKIELNMDPEEDLNTAISLNPYYAELYYNKGVVLETKGKIEEAIKFYSRAIEVKPQLVKAYYRRAKALMKMGKEDEAMKDIESVNQIKNSGSS, encoded by the coding sequence ATGAGCGAGATTCAAGACGCATTAAATGCATACAAGCAAGGAAATCTTAATTATGCACTGAGAAAGGTTCAAGAAATAATAGAGAAATCTGAATCTCAGGAAGCGTATAATTTACTCGGGAAGATTCTAAAGGAAATGGGGAAGGACGATGAAGCCCTTCAAGCTTTCTTGAAAGCAGGTAACAGACTTGAAGCCGCTAGAATTTATTTACAACATGGTTTGTACAGAGATGCATTGAACCAGTTAAAGGACTTAAACGATAAAGACGCGAGGATTTTGAGGGCTTTAGCTTATATAAAACTTGAAGAATACGAGAAGGCTCGGGAGGAATTGACGAACATAGAAGATAACTCCCCGATAACCCTCAAGGCAAAGGGCATAGCGGATTATTATATGGGAAATTATTATGACGCGTTAAGGGAACTTAGCTTAGCAATAGAGGCATACCCTTATGACGCTGAACTGTTTTATTACAGAGCCCTTACTAAGATAGAATTGAATATGGATCCAGAAGAAGACTTGAACACCGCTATATCTCTAAACCCATATTATGCAGAGTTATACTATAATAAAGGAGTTGTATTAGAGACTAAAGGTAAGATAGAAGAAGCTATTAAGTTCTACTCTAGGGCTATAGAGGTTAAGCCTCAGCTAGTTAAAGCTTATTACAGAAGGGCAAAGGCTCTAATGAAAATGGGAAAAGAAGATGAGGCAATGAAAGATATAGAGAGCGTTAACCAGATAAAGAACTCAGGATCAAGTTAG
- the sucD gene encoding succinate--CoA ligase subunit alpha gives MLVQGITGREGSFHTKQMLDYGTRIVAGVTPGKGGTEVYGIPVYDTVAEALKEHDVDASIIFVPAKFATDAMFEAIDNGISLVVTITEHIPVMDMLRVKRYAKLKGSRIIGPNCPGIIVPEEVNLGIFPPRAFRKGKVGIVSRSGTLTYEIAEIIKRDFGQSTVIGIGGDPIVGTTLDEVVEMFDKDPETEEIVIVGEIGGTMEEKVAKMKKEGKISKKIVAYIAGMTAPKEKRMGHAGAVVYMGMGTFESKIRAFKEAGIPVATTPYDILKLL, from the coding sequence ATATTAGTTCAGGGTATAACGGGGAGAGAGGGAAGTTTCCACACTAAACAAATGTTGGATTACGGTACTAGGATAGTCGCTGGTGTCACCCCCGGAAAAGGAGGGACTGAGGTTTACGGTATACCGGTATACGACACAGTTGCTGAGGCACTAAAGGAACATGATGTCGACGCAAGTATTATATTTGTCCCTGCTAAATTCGCTACGGACGCAATGTTTGAAGCTATAGACAACGGTATCTCTCTGGTAGTAACCATAACGGAACACATACCGGTCATGGACATGCTCAGGGTTAAAAGATATGCGAAGCTTAAGGGTAGTAGGATAATAGGACCTAATTGCCCCGGTATAATAGTTCCTGAGGAAGTGAATTTAGGGATTTTCCCACCTAGAGCTTTCAGAAAAGGTAAGGTAGGAATTGTATCAAGATCTGGTACGTTAACCTACGAGATAGCTGAAATAATAAAGAGAGATTTTGGTCAATCAACGGTAATAGGGATAGGAGGAGACCCGATTGTAGGTACTACTTTAGATGAAGTGGTTGAGATGTTTGACAAGGATCCAGAGACAGAAGAGATAGTTATAGTCGGAGAGATAGGAGGTACTATGGAAGAGAAGGTAGCGAAAATGAAGAAGGAGGGTAAAATATCAAAGAAAATAGTAGCGTATATTGCTGGGATGACGGCTCCGAAAGAGAAAAGGATGGGTCATGCTGGTGCAGTAGTGTACATGGGTATGGGGACTTTTGAAAGTAAGATAAGGGCTTTCAAAGAGGCTGGTATACCGGTAGCTACTACCCCCTACGATATCTTAAAATTACTGTGA
- a CDS encoding nucleotidyltransferase family protein: MKAVILAGGFGKRLRPLTDERPKPLIEIAGKPIIEWQIKWLKKFGVTSVFVLAGYKKEVLIDWVAKNQDKLGISIAILTEDQPLGTGGAIKRLNGFISNGERFFVLNGDILTNLDLFKLEDDKAVAVISLVPLRSPFGIVKVERDGIITQFVEKPILKDYWINAGVYSMSSEIFEYLPEKGDIEKETFPLLAQKGLLKGITFDNVYWRSIDTLKDYEEANAEITEVFKD, translated from the coding sequence ATGAAAGCTGTAATTTTAGCTGGAGGTTTTGGTAAGAGGCTCAGGCCCTTAACAGACGAGAGACCCAAACCCCTTATTGAAATAGCAGGTAAACCGATTATTGAGTGGCAGATAAAGTGGTTGAAAAAATTCGGAGTTACGTCTGTGTTTGTACTTGCAGGTTATAAGAAAGAGGTTCTCATCGATTGGGTGGCAAAAAATCAAGATAAGTTAGGGATATCTATTGCAATTCTCACTGAGGATCAACCTCTAGGAACTGGTGGAGCTATAAAGAGGCTTAATGGATTTATATCAAACGGGGAAAGGTTCTTCGTTTTAAACGGGGATATCCTAACTAACCTTGACCTCTTTAAGCTGGAGGACGATAAGGCTGTAGCTGTTATATCTTTGGTACCTTTGAGGAGTCCCTTCGGTATAGTAAAAGTTGAAAGGGACGGAATTATAACGCAGTTTGTTGAGAAACCAATATTGAAAGACTATTGGATAAATGCTGGTGTGTATTCTATGAGCTCAGAGATATTCGAGTATCTTCCTGAGAAAGGGGATATAGAAAAAGAGACTTTTCCCTTGCTGGCCCAAAAAGGCCTTCTTAAGGGGATAACTTTCGATAACGTATACTGGAGATCAATAGACACGTTAAAGGACTACGAAGAGGCTAATGCGGAGATTACAGAAGTGTTTAAGGATTAA
- a CDS encoding UDP-N-acetylglucosamine--N-acetylmuramyl-(pentapeptide) pyrophosphoryl-undecaprenol N-acetylglucosamine transferase: MQNSDVLIIASGGGHTGFARAIAEYLSLSSNSYKVDFVIPENDKYTEEVLKPFSSQFYYVKKAKEPDQGNTALIKNLPRVLAQSLKIKKYKVVIATGSNHSLFPALAQRVKGSKLFVIESQDRIVTRGKTVSILSNFAENVFLHWQEQKGLYPKKGMVVGPIVEKPKYTPKDNGYVLVTAGTMGFKRLFDIVVSLDFGKEVVIQTGRVPPEQYAKRGVKAFSFSTDLEKYISEASLVITHQGKTAMESVVMYKKPTIVVYNKDWRYAATKEDSKQYAEILGATFLDDPSQWESIEELAEAVKKVKPPKKYEIGTPNLVKRILEELS; this comes from the coding sequence ATGCAAAATAGTGACGTTCTAATTATAGCCAGCGGGGGAGGACATACAGGTTTTGCAAGAGCTATCGCAGAGTACCTCTCGCTAAGCAGTAACTCGTATAAAGTTGACTTTGTAATACCCGAGAACGATAAGTACACCGAGGAAGTACTTAAACCCTTTTCCAGTCAATTCTATTACGTCAAAAAGGCTAAAGAACCAGATCAGGGAAACACAGCTCTCATAAAAAATCTACCCCGCGTGTTAGCCCAAAGTCTGAAAATAAAGAAATATAAAGTAGTCATCGCTACGGGATCAAATCACTCCCTTTTTCCAGCTTTAGCCCAGAGAGTCAAGGGAAGTAAACTCTTCGTAATTGAGAGTCAGGATAGGATAGTGACTAGAGGTAAGACAGTATCAATATTATCAAACTTCGCAGAAAACGTCTTTCTCCATTGGCAGGAACAGAAAGGTCTATACCCTAAAAAAGGGATGGTAGTTGGACCTATAGTCGAAAAGCCGAAATACACTCCGAAAGATAACGGTTACGTTCTAGTGACTGCAGGGACTATGGGTTTTAAAAGACTGTTCGATATTGTGGTCAGTTTAGACTTCGGTAAAGAAGTTGTAATACAAACAGGTAGAGTACCTCCTGAACAATACGCTAAGAGAGGCGTCAAGGCTTTTTCCTTCTCTACGGATCTAGAGAAGTACATAAGTGAAGCATCTCTAGTAATAACTCACCAAGGTAAAACAGCAATGGAATCAGTGGTAATGTATAAGAAACCTACGATAGTGGTCTACAACAAAGACTGGAGATATGCTGCTACGAAAGAAGACTCTAAACAATACGCAGAAATTTTAGGTGCTACCTTTTTAGACGATCCGTCCCAGTGGGAATCCATCGAAGAGTTAGCTGAAGCAGTTAAAAAGGTGAAACCCCCTAAAAAATATGAGATCGGGACTCCTAATCTAGTTAAACGGATTTTGGAGGAGCTTTCATGA
- a CDS encoding endonuclease III domain-containing protein: MKRALADEVKTSLRAELLRILEENVDLLRRAGWIVTDAESPKWWDGVETVDELLISSILVQMTKWEIVKKILLKMREKGVNSLEKLSQLSEEEIAELIRQANFYRTKAKRLKVLSEITSKIGVEKLVKDEKLLKEVDGIGDETAEALLLFAGNIPVFPRSNYAKRVMSRVLNVELTREEAKEIVEELVRKDLYELKLAHAGLVTVGKLYCFSNPKCNSCVFKQFCKYYNANRNETL, encoded by the coding sequence ATGAAACGAGCGCTAGCTGATGAGGTGAAGACGTCACTGCGTGCTGAGCTCCTTAGGATACTGGAAGAGAACGTTGATTTGTTGAGAAGAGCAGGGTGGATAGTAACAGATGCCGAATCTCCGAAGTGGTGGGATGGAGTAGAGACTGTAGACGAGTTGTTAATTTCCTCAATTTTAGTTCAGATGACTAAATGGGAAATAGTGAAAAAGATTCTTCTGAAAATGAGAGAGAAAGGGGTAAACAGTTTAGAGAAACTAAGTCAATTGAGCGAAGAGGAGATTGCTGAACTAATAAGGCAAGCAAACTTCTACAGAACTAAAGCCAAGAGGTTGAAGGTACTATCTGAAATAACGTCAAAAATAGGGGTTGAAAAACTGGTTAAGGACGAGAAATTGCTGAAGGAGGTTGATGGCATTGGGGACGAGACTGCAGAAGCGTTGTTACTCTTTGCAGGTAATATTCCCGTGTTCCCGCGTTCCAATTATGCTAAGAGAGTGATGAGTAGAGTACTTAATGTAGAACTTACCAGAGAAGAGGCTAAGGAGATCGTTGAGGAACTTGTAAGGAAAGATCTTTACGAGTTGAAACTAGCCCACGCAGGGTTAGTAACGGTGGGGAAACTTTATTGTTTTTCTAATCCAAAATGTAATAGTTGTGTATTTAAACAATTCTGCAAATATTATAATGCGAACCGTAATGAAACTTTATGA
- the thrS gene encoding threonine--tRNA ligase, with protein MEEYKSVWLKAGIIYALNLAEAGLKPVEVGLGERDFYVDVESQTTLTLEEAKKFAKYKKFNFQVKDGEVEYNGMRIKVSSGEIAQVEPQYFEILNISVHHPTPELQYVRIRGVGFEREEQLKDYLSWLEKVSEYDHRIIGEKLDLFSFPDEAAPGVVLFHPNGQTIRKELMRYMEEINNSMGYKEVYTSHVYRAILWKISGHYDHYRDKMLLFKMEDEELGIKPMNCPAHILIYKSKTRSYRDLPLRFSEFGHVYRWEKKGELYGLLRVRGFTQDDGHIFLRDDQLKDEIKLLIKKTLEVLSTFGFKEDDVRINLSTRPDDSIGTDEQWDKATDALVSALNELGLKYVVKEKEGAFYGPKIDFDIRDSLQRWWQLSTIQVDFNLPERFKLEYVDKDGTKKRPVMVHRAIYGSMDRFMAILLEHFRGKLPTWLSPIQVRVLPITEEVDEYANDVTFKLREKGVRVDVDSGEETLSKRIKRAYDEGIPYIVIVGKKEMEKGEITVRARGNVEIRGIKLNSFLSALLEEIKNRDLSQNNTISKLK; from the coding sequence ATGGAAGAGTATAAAAGCGTCTGGCTGAAGGCAGGGATAATATACGCTCTAAACCTAGCAGAAGCTGGATTAAAGCCAGTAGAAGTGGGGTTAGGAGAAAGGGATTTTTACGTTGACGTAGAGTCACAGACTACGTTAACACTTGAGGAAGCCAAGAAGTTCGCTAAATATAAGAAATTCAATTTCCAAGTGAAGGATGGAGAAGTAGAATATAACGGTATGAGGATCAAAGTTAGCAGTGGTGAAATAGCTCAGGTAGAACCTCAGTATTTTGAGATCTTGAATATTTCAGTCCACCACCCTACTCCTGAGTTGCAATACGTTAGGATCAGGGGTGTTGGGTTTGAAAGAGAAGAACAACTTAAGGACTATCTAAGCTGGTTGGAGAAGGTTTCAGAATATGATCACAGAATTATCGGTGAAAAATTAGACCTCTTCAGTTTTCCGGACGAAGCTGCTCCGGGAGTAGTCCTATTTCACCCTAACGGGCAGACAATAAGGAAGGAGTTAATGAGGTATATGGAGGAGATAAACAACAGTATGGGTTACAAGGAAGTTTACACTTCACATGTTTATAGGGCAATATTGTGGAAAATCAGTGGTCACTACGATCACTATAGGGATAAAATGCTGTTGTTTAAAATGGAGGATGAAGAACTCGGAATAAAGCCTATGAACTGTCCTGCACATATTCTTATTTACAAGAGTAAGACAAGGAGCTACCGTGATTTACCTCTGAGATTTTCGGAGTTCGGTCATGTGTATAGATGGGAGAAGAAGGGGGAGTTATACGGTTTATTAAGAGTTAGGGGTTTCACGCAAGACGACGGTCACATATTCCTTCGTGACGATCAACTCAAAGACGAGATTAAGTTGTTAATAAAGAAGACTCTTGAAGTCCTATCAACCTTCGGCTTTAAAGAGGACGACGTCAGGATAAATTTGAGCACGAGACCAGATGACAGTATAGGTACTGATGAACAGTGGGATAAGGCTACTGATGCTTTAGTTTCTGCACTTAACGAGCTCGGTCTGAAATACGTAGTTAAAGAAAAGGAAGGGGCATTTTACGGGCCTAAGATAGACTTTGACATAAGGGATAGCCTGCAGAGGTGGTGGCAGTTATCTACTATACAAGTTGACTTCAATTTACCGGAAAGGTTTAAGTTGGAATATGTAGACAAAGATGGAACGAAAAAGAGGCCTGTAATGGTTCACAGAGCCATTTACGGCTCCATGGACAGATTTATGGCAATTCTCTTAGAGCACTTTAGGGGTAAGTTACCAACCTGGCTATCTCCTATTCAAGTCAGGGTATTACCGATTACTGAGGAAGTAGATGAGTATGCAAACGATGTAACGTTCAAGCTCAGGGAGAAGGGAGTAAGGGTTGATGTTGATAGTGGTGAGGAGACCCTATCCAAGAGGATAAAGAGGGCTTATGATGAGGGCATACCGTATATTGTTATAGTAGGAAAGAAGGAGATGGAGAAGGGAGAAATAACGGTAAGGGCTAGAGGTAATGTCGAAATAAGGGGGATTAAGCTCAATAGCTTCCTTTCAGCGTTACTTGAGGAGATAAAGAATAGAGATTTGAGCCAGAATAATACAATAAGTAAACTCAAATGA
- a CDS encoding FAD-dependent oxidoreductase produces the protein MKKVVIVGGGIGGMGVANTLAQKLKNAEITVINKDDYYISGPSRPLILTGEQKYSRILRGYEEVGKSGIKVVIGNVYKIDPANRKVYLSETTFNTKKELDYDYLVLSPGIVFDGSSINGYEKYWWKNTTVYDPGMVNVLKQRLWTAESGSIIIYAPKAPYRCAPAPTETAMLAHTILTYRGVRDKFKIIHIDANDKTQPPVIADIVKQVYEKAGIQLVTNQEITEIGENYVVTKSGEKYEYTILAMLEPNRAPKFIEEAGLGSPFAEVRSPQDLRSPKYDDILAVGDAAKLPFPKNQEIAFESSQFAANKILEMEGISEKVPVQYAFVGWAYLGNLEGKLETLSLQFQLDLTKQPPAAAKDPQLKREYTIQKDNWEQAYLTKLFGYKSE, from the coding sequence ATGAAAAAGGTCGTAATCGTTGGTGGCGGAATAGGTGGAATGGGAGTTGCAAACACATTGGCGCAGAAACTGAAGAACGCAGAAATTACCGTTATAAACAAGGACGACTACTATATATCGGGGCCTAGTAGACCACTCATCCTAACTGGTGAGCAGAAATATAGTAGAATCTTGAGAGGCTATGAAGAGGTAGGAAAGAGTGGAATCAAAGTAGTTATCGGAAATGTATACAAAATAGACCCTGCGAATAGGAAAGTCTACTTGTCAGAAACCACCTTTAACACTAAGAAAGAACTAGATTATGACTACTTAGTCTTATCCCCCGGAATAGTGTTTGATGGTTCTTCAATAAATGGTTATGAAAAGTATTGGTGGAAGAACACTACAGTCTATGACCCCGGTATGGTAAACGTCCTTAAACAAAGGCTCTGGACTGCTGAGAGTGGAAGTATAATTATTTACGCACCTAAAGCCCCTTACAGATGTGCACCTGCCCCTACTGAGACTGCTATGTTAGCTCACACAATTCTGACTTATAGAGGTGTTAGGGATAAATTTAAGATAATACATATTGACGCTAATGACAAGACTCAACCCCCGGTAATTGCGGACATAGTTAAACAAGTTTATGAAAAAGCTGGGATACAACTAGTCACTAACCAAGAGATTACGGAGATAGGAGAGAATTATGTTGTTACTAAGAGCGGAGAAAAGTACGAATATACTATACTAGCAATGTTAGAGCCTAACAGAGCTCCAAAGTTTATCGAGGAAGCAGGGTTAGGTTCACCTTTTGCTGAGGTGAGATCTCCTCAGGATTTGAGGAGTCCAAAATACGATGATATTTTAGCAGTAGGAGATGCAGCTAAGTTACCCTTCCCTAAGAATCAGGAGATAGCGTTTGAAAGCTCTCAGTTTGCTGCAAATAAGATCCTTGAGATGGAAGGAATAAGTGAGAAGGTCCCCGTGCAATACGCGTTTGTAGGTTGGGCTTACTTAGGGAATTTAGAAGGTAAGTTAGAAACTTTAAGCTTGCAGTTCCAGTTAGACTTGACAAAACAACCTCCTGCGGCTGCCAAAGACCCTCAGTTAAAGAGGGAGTATACGATACAAAAGGACAATTGGGAGCAAGCGTATCTTACAAAGCTTTTTGGATACAAGAGCGAGTAA
- a CDS encoding methylated-DNA--[protein]-cysteine S-methyltransferase translates to MIVYGVYKSPLGTITVARSEKGFIMLDFCECVEKELLDNSFFTDFFHLLDKYFEGKEVDFSMVPLDINVNTFRRRVFNETRKIKWGQVKTYKEIADTLKTSPRAVGVALSKNPVLLIIPCHRVVAENGIGGYSRGVELKRKLLELEGIKLDEENK, encoded by the coding sequence ATGATAGTCTACGGAGTGTATAAGAGCCCCTTAGGGACAATTACTGTTGCCAGAAGTGAAAAAGGGTTTATAATGTTAGATTTCTGTGAATGTGTGGAAAAGGAGTTATTGGACAATTCTTTTTTCACGGACTTCTTTCATCTACTCGATAAGTACTTTGAAGGTAAGGAGGTAGATTTTTCAATGGTTCCCTTAGACATTAATGTTAATACCTTTAGACGGAGAGTGTTTAACGAGACAAGAAAAATTAAGTGGGGGCAAGTAAAGACTTATAAAGAGATTGCAGATACATTAAAGACTTCTCCAAGAGCTGTAGGAGTAGCCCTATCTAAGAATCCCGTGTTGTTGATTATACCTTGTCATAGGGTAGTAGCTGAAAACGGAATTGGTGGTTACTCAAGAGGCGTTGAACTAAAAAGAAAATTACTAGAACTAGAAGGAATAAAACTAGATGAAGAAAATAAATAA
- a CDS encoding phytoene desaturase family protein: MKVAIIGGGHNGLILSALLAEKGVKVTLFEAKDKLGGLTDTVEIKGVKISRASYVLGLMPEFLIKKFQIPILKGDVFQTFYVNGKAIPFWRDKEKRIKELVKVGEKKYPEFEEKLLKFKELLSKKFTFVKYPPTRQEIREEAEKEGLSEFIDTPAKKLLSEYISEDYHYFFIYPGMEKSSAYVIAYYFSTDWALVEGGMGTVAEKVAEYAEKFGAELRVNSRVEDIIIRDDEVKAVVVNGKKYEADIVVIATSPLVFYDLLDINVKLPVSRWRKYNIILRNYPRIPEPLKGYEYSLLDTEVGEILIPSYLDKARNGIVLETMGGLENVKELLGIKDEDILYIDKIDGEVSQKLYNLPFGNLNHLPMTDDFLFEKRLPYTTKYKNLYLCSAGTYPGGQVTGIPAYNVANLILSSLSG, translated from the coding sequence ATGAAGGTCGCAATTATTGGTGGAGGTCATAACGGGTTAATTTTATCGGCTTTATTAGCAGAAAAAGGGGTTAAAGTTACTTTATTTGAAGCTAAAGATAAGCTTGGAGGGCTGACTGATACTGTAGAAATAAAAGGTGTAAAAATAAGTAGGGCTTCTTACGTCTTGGGTTTAATGCCAGAATTTCTTATAAAGAAGTTTCAAATACCTATACTAAAGGGGGACGTATTCCAGACATTTTACGTTAACGGAAAAGCCATACCGTTTTGGAGAGATAAGGAAAAGAGGATAAAAGAACTAGTTAAGGTGGGGGAGAAAAAGTATCCTGAATTCGAGGAAAAGCTATTGAAGTTCAAAGAGTTGTTAAGTAAAAAATTCACATTCGTTAAGTACCCACCAACAAGGCAGGAAATTAGGGAAGAAGCTGAAAAGGAGGGATTAAGCGAGTTCATTGATACTCCTGCAAAAAAGCTGTTATCAGAATACATATCGGAAGATTACCACTACTTCTTTATCTATCCCGGAATGGAGAAGAGTTCAGCTTACGTTATAGCATATTATTTTTCTACGGATTGGGCTTTAGTCGAGGGAGGGATGGGGACTGTAGCTGAGAAGGTTGCAGAATACGCTGAGAAGTTTGGGGCTGAGTTAAGGGTTAACTCCCGTGTAGAGGATATTATTATCCGAGACGACGAAGTTAAGGCAGTTGTAGTTAACGGTAAAAAATATGAAGCTGATATTGTAGTGATCGCGACTAGTCCTCTCGTGTTTTACGACTTACTTGACATTAACGTTAAATTACCGGTCTCGAGGTGGAGGAAATACAACATAATTCTGAGGAATTATCCTAGAATACCAGAGCCGTTAAAAGGATACGAATACTCGTTACTCGATACTGAGGTGGGAGAGATTCTTATTCCGTCATATTTAGACAAAGCCAGAAACGGTATCGTCCTAGAGACTATGGGTGGCCTGGAAAACGTTAAGGAGTTATTGGGAATCAAGGATGAAGATATACTATACATAGATAAAATAGACGGTGAAGTAAGTCAAAAATTGTATAATTTGCCCTTCGGTAACCTCAACCACTTACCCATGACCGATGATTTCCTATTTGAAAAGAGACTGCCTTACACTACCAAATATAAGAACTTATACTTGTGCAGCGCTGGGACTTATCCAGGAGGTCAAGTAACTGGTATCCCCGCATATAACGTGGCTAACTTGATCCTGAGTTCTTTATCTGGTTAA
- a CDS encoding succinate--CoA ligase subunit beta, which yields MKLYEYEGKEIFKLVGIPVPRGVVTDKPIKWDGKAVVKSQLLEGGRGKKGLVRVTQDVYNTVLELQKLGVSKFLVEEYIPHDREIYLSCLIDREAVEPIIVASPEGGVDVERAKNIRIFHIPIERGVRDFDVLEIEKYLDVKGLKPIIQGLYRIVTEFEAELAEINPLAVTESGLVALDSKVILEDNALFRHQDLLEKLGRSYEKSDSYVELDGDIGIIGNGAGLTMATMDMVKLMGGNPADFLDIGGGAGSDKVEESIIRLAKNPKVKKIVMNVYCGITRCDEVAQGIIKALEKVKIPIYVRIVGTNEEEGRKLLSQRGISVYEDPITCIGDAVRS from the coding sequence ATGAAACTTTATGAATACGAAGGAAAAGAGATCTTCAAACTGGTTGGAATCCCAGTCCCAAGAGGTGTGGTAACAGACAAGCCGATAAAGTGGGACGGAAAGGCTGTTGTCAAGTCCCAACTTCTTGAGGGTGGTAGAGGGAAGAAGGGGTTAGTGAGAGTAACTCAAGATGTGTATAATACAGTACTCGAACTCCAAAAATTAGGCGTAAGTAAATTCCTTGTTGAGGAGTATATCCCACACGATAGGGAAATTTACCTCTCTTGCCTTATAGACCGTGAGGCAGTAGAGCCTATTATCGTCGCCTCTCCTGAGGGAGGAGTAGATGTTGAGAGAGCTAAAAACATTAGAATCTTTCACATCCCGATTGAGAGGGGAGTAAGGGATTTTGACGTACTCGAAATCGAGAAATATTTAGACGTGAAAGGGTTAAAACCTATTATTCAAGGTCTTTATAGAATAGTAACTGAGTTCGAAGCTGAGCTTGCGGAGATAAACCCCTTGGCTGTAACTGAAAGTGGTCTAGTAGCACTGGATTCGAAAGTGATCTTAGAGGACAACGCTTTGTTCAGGCACCAAGACTTATTGGAGAAGCTAGGCAGGAGTTACGAAAAGTCGGACTCATATGTTGAACTAGATGGAGACATCGGGATCATAGGTAATGGTGCAGGTCTGACCATGGCAACGATGGATATGGTGAAATTAATGGGAGGTAATCCTGCAGACTTTCTAGATATTGGTGGCGGTGCAGGAAGTGACAAGGTTGAGGAGTCAATAATTAGGCTTGCTAAAAACCCCAAGGTCAAGAAGATAGTAATGAATGTCTACTGCGGTATAACAAGATGTGACGAAGTTGCTCAGGGAATAATCAAAGCCCTTGAAAAGGTGAAGATCCCTATCTACGTTAGGATTGTAGGTACCAATGAAGAAGAAGGAAGAAAGTTACTTTCCCAGAGAGGGATATCAGTATATGAAGACCCTATAACCTGCATAGGTGATGCAGTACGCTCATAA